The nucleotide window ATTTGCATACTTCCGAAGAGTCTCCCATCCGAGTCTCTTTTTCTTCTTTTGCTAAACTGGCGTGACCTCCTAGAATCGTACCATTGCGTTTGAGACCCTGGCGGGTAGAACCCGACCAGAAGTATGAAACGAAAGAGATACACCGAAGAGCAAATCGTGGCGCTCCTGCGCGAGGCAGACGAAGGCCGCAGCGTGGACGATGTTTGCCGCGAGCACAATGTGAGCAAAGCGAGCTTCCATCGTTGGAAGAGCAAGTACGGACAGATGGAGCTGCG belongs to Ruficoccus amylovorans and includes:
- a CDS encoding transposase, which codes for MKRKRYTEEQIVALLREADEGRSVDDVCREHNVSKASFHRWKSKYGQMELRDVKRLKELERENAELKKLVADQLLNIKVLEQVNAKKW